The following are encoded together in the Ananas comosus cultivar F153 unplaced genomic scaffold, ASM154086v1, whole genome shotgun sequence genome:
- the LOC109706102 gene encoding disease resistance protein RGA2-like isoform X2, with protein sequence MALPFIAGAVGTAIIEKLVDTCFSYLEVVYPAPSGMQDELERLQHALPQVLAVLTAVEGGAPDMVENKALDAWLWQFRDAVENAEDVLDELEYYKLKKTREEARDGEVRGFLSNFKRKFNSSLSDFFSNDTRKRLREAVKGLDRVVADMGPFLQLVTGFYGPSVKRQQLEDIIKARQTSSLLTESEVLGRDKERDQIVEWLIKPGDVNVDVSAYTIVGMGGLGKTTLAQLICRDERVREYFDPIMWVCVSLDFDAAAITRKMLDYSCSTSLNALHEDLKQKLTSKRFLLILDDVWNDDKMTEWEKLVAPLKFGQRGSKILLTTRMGSVADMAATVTKCKRESLNLNELKESDYMSLFNKHAFLGVNPDDYRNFQPISEHIAKKLGGWPLAIKVMGGMLNSYMDYEYWKKILEKGNMKLQQGNDDNMTVLRLSYDHLPTNLQLCFRYCSLFPQNHMFKRKKLVNMWIGSGLIPQSICGRQRPEDIGKEYLNLLTRKSFFTCKTSDNGSKIIIEYFMHDLLHDLARSVSQGECIRIGGDVARITNIPRTIRHLSVEIVKLLSIGEISALKNLRSLVISGKGYNMDNADYVSEFIEVIKGFKKLRLLSLCKNFDFSKSPDAFDSLIHLRYLSLPRQFILNKNIEYDGMTNLVNLRSFDVSDDVIKNIPYIRKLPFIHKLQNFIVQAKSGYKIGELKNLRDLRHLYIRGLENVRTSEEANEAKLNEKEHLKSLSLKWSAHCSNSAEADEQLLDNLCPHKNLKKMCIQQYQGAKSPCWMTNLSLVNLTSIELIDCKGWEHLPPLGQFTSLQYLHLKRLHAIKQIDCSFIRSSSGCAFPLLKELQLWGMPNLEEWIGVDNGCMFPQLHYMYITDCPNLGEIPILPYSLRRLQISNVGLTALPTINRNYTDNNQEHFPALESLVIKQCEKLEYVPTEFFQKFDTHTVLYVEKCPQLTKHLISVFSDIQQPSILNCLTVGSCGDLEVPLLQLLPNLTSLFYLVLVDCASITSLPPAQACARWTMLSILVIKNCKELSSIGGIQALVSLRYLKIEGCDKLIEFALLLQPPFPNDAGQKEDAADCLLKDGELSIDHHALLLMEPLRSLSSINELTLFDALLTSLPEEWLLQNHAALKFLSIWNAVSLQSLPQSMTKLRSLERLKVNDANLIQSLPNLPTSLRYLWILECHPVLKERCQENVGLDWPKIAHIPNVWIEQLQSDDDEIDSIF encoded by the exons ATGGCTCTACCTTTCATAGCCGGAGCGGTGGGGACGGCGATCATCGAGAAGCTCGTTGATACATGCTTTTCCTACCTTGAGGTGGTGTACCCGGCGCCCAGCGGCATGCAGGACGAGCTCGAACGGCTACAGCACGCACTTCCGCAGGTCCTGGCAGTCTTGACTGCGGTCGAGGGCGGTGCGCCGGACATGGTGGAGAACAAGGCGCTGGATGCGTGGCTGTGGCAGTTTAGAGACGCTGTGGAGAACGCGGAGGACGTGCTCGACGAGTTGGAGTACTACAAGCTAAAGAAGACTAGAGAGGAGGCTCGAGATGGCGAGGTGCGTGGTTTTCTATCTAACTTCAAGAGAAAGTTTAATAGTAGTCTCTCTGATTTCTTTAGCAATGACACACGGAAGCGGTTGAGGGAGGCCGTCAAGGGGTTGGATAGGGTCGTTGCCGATATGGGGCCATTCCTTCAACTTGTTACTGGGTTTTATGGCCCTAGTGTCAAGCGTCAGCAGCTCGAAGATATCATAAAAGCTCGACAGACTAGCTCCTTGCTAACCGAAAGTGAGGTGCTCGGACGAGACAAGGAGAGGGACCAGATAGTTGAATGGCTGATCAAACCGGGAGATGTTAATGTTGATGTCTCCGCTTATACAATTGTTGGCATGGGTGGGCTCGGGAAGACTACTCTTGCTCAACTAATCTGTCGTGACGAAAGAGTGCGAGAGTACTTCGACCCGATTATGTGGGTTTGCGTTTCTTTGGACTTTGATGCAGCTGCGATAACAAGAAAGATGTTAGACTACTCTTGCTCAACTAGTTTAAATGCTCTCCATGAGGATCTTAAACAAAAACTTACATCAAAAAGGTTTTTGCTCATACTGGATGATGTTTGGAACGATGATAAAATGACGGAGTGGGAGAAATTGGTTGCTCCTTTGAAATTCGGACAGAGAGGAAGCAAGATCTTGTTGACAACTCGAATGGGTTCAGTTGCAGATATGGCGGCAACAGTGACGAAATGCAAACGGGAATCATTAAATCTAAATGAGTTGAAGGAGAGCGACTATATGTCGCTTTTCAATAAGCATGCATTTCTCGGTGTGAACCCTGATGATTATAGAAACTTTCAACCGATTAGCGAACATATAGCGAAGAAGCTTGGAGGATGGCCATTGGCCATAAAGGTCATGGGAGGAATGCTGAACTCCTACATGGACTATGAATATTGGAAGAAAATCCTGGAAAAAGGCAACATGAAATTACAACAAGGAAACGACGACAACATGACAGTTTTAAGATTAAGCTACGATCACTTACCTACAAACTTACAACTCTGCTTTAGATATTGCAGTTTGTTTCCGCAGAATCATATGTTTAAGAGAAAAAAGTTGGTCAATATGTGGATTGGTTCGGGTCTGATTCCGCAATCTATATGTGGAAGGCAAAGGCCAGAGGATATCGGAAAGGAGTATTTAAATCTTCTGACAAGAAAATCATTCTTTACTTGCAAAACCAGTGATAATGGGTCGAAAATTATTATAGAGTATTTTATGCACGATCTGCTGCATGACCTAGCACGATCAGTTTCTCAAGGAGAATGCATCAGAATAGGAGGTGATGTTGCAAGAATTACTAATATTCCACGAACAATTCGACATTTATCTGTTGAAATAGTCAAGCTTCTATCCATCGGAGAGATCTCCGCTCTTAAGAACTTACGCTCTCTTGTCATATCGGGTAAAGGGTATAATATGGATAATGCAGATTATGTATCTGAATTTATCGAGGTTATAAAAGGGTTTAAAAAGTTACGCCTATTGAGCTTATGcaagaattttgattttagtaaatCACCTGATGCATTTGATAGCTTGATACACCTCCGCTACCTATCACTTCCACGACAGTTCATTCTGaacaaaaatattgaatatGATGGCATGACCAACTTGGTCAATTTGCGTTCATTTGATGTTTCCGATgatgtgataaaaaatattccttATATTAGAAAATTACCCTTCATTcacaaattacaaaattttattgtccAAGCGAAGAGTGGTTACAAAATTGGTGAACTAAAGAACCTAAGGGACCTTCGTCATCTATATATTAGAGGACTTGAAAATGTGAGGACTTCTGAAGAAGCCAATGAGGCCAAGTTGAATGAGAAAGAACATCTCAAATCATTGTCATTGAAATGGTCCGCACACTGCTCCAATAGTGCAGAGGCAGATGAACAGCTCCTCGATAACCTCTGCCCGcataaaaatctcaagaaaatgtGCATCCAACAATACCAAGGTGCTAAATCTCCATGTTGGATGACAAATCTGTCTCTTGTCAACTTGACGTCCATCGAACTGATTGATTGTAAAGGATGGGAGCACCTTCCACCTCTTGGGCAGTTTACTTCACTTCAATATCTTCATTTGAAGAGACTGCATGCAATAAAGCAAATAGATTGTTCATTCATCAGAAGCAGCAGTGGATGTGCCTTTCCATTGTTGAAGGAGTTACAGTTATGGGGCATGCCTAATTTGGAGGAGTGGATTGGAGTAGATAATGGGTGCATGTTTCCTCAACTTCATTATATGTATATCACCGACTGCCCTAATTTGGGGGAAATTCCTATTCTGCCTTATAGTCTAAGACGATTGCAAATTTCAAATGTTGGCTTGACCGCTCTTCCAACAATAAATCGGAATTACACAGACAACAAT CAAGAACATTTTCCAGCTCTTGAAAGCTTAGTCATCAAACAATGTGAGAAGCTTGAATATGTTCCAACAGAGTTTTTTCAGAAATTCGACACCCACACAGTGCTATATGTAGAAAAGTGCCCGCAGTTGACAAAACATCTGATCTCAGTCTTCTCAGACATCCAACAGCCCTCTATACTCAATTGTCTCACTGTTGGGTCATGTGGCGACCTTGAGGTGCCATTGCTCCAGTTATTACCAAATTTAACCTCTCTTTTCTATTTGGTATTAGTCGATTGCGCAAGCATAACATCCCTTCCCCCAGCACAAGCGTGTGCACGGTGGACAATGCTTTCCATTTTAGTGATAAAGAACTGCAAAGAGCTGTCATCAATTGGTGGAATACAAGCTCTCGTATCCCTCcgttatttaaaaattgaaggGTGCGACAAGCTGATTGAATTTGCCCTGCTGCTACAGCCTCCGTTCCCAAATGATGCCGGCCAAAAAGAGGATGCAGCGGACTGCCTTTTGAAGGATGGCGAGCTATCAATTGACCACCACGCGCTCCTGCTCATGGAGCCATTGAGAAGTCTCTCCTCCATCAACGAGTTGACTCTCTTTGATGCTTTACTCACCTCCTTACCTGAGGAATGGCTACTGCAAAATCACGCTGCCCTCAAATTTTTGAGCATATGGAATGCAGTCTCCCTTCAGTCCCTCCCCCAGAGCATGACAAAACTGCGCTCCCTTGAGCGTCTCAAAGTAAATGATGCTAATCTCATCCAGTCTCTCCCAAATCTGCCTACTTCACTGCGTTATCTATGGATCCTTGAGTGTCACCCTGTGTTGAAGGAGCGATGCCAAGAGAATGTTGGCCTTGATTGGCCCAAGATTGCCCACATCCCTAACGTGTGGATTGAACAGTTGCAGAGTGACGATGACGAAATT GATTCGATTTTCTGA
- the LOC109706102 gene encoding disease resistance protein RGA2-like isoform X1: MALPFIAGAVGTAIIEKLVDTCFSYLEVVYPAPSGMQDELERLQHALPQVLAVLTAVEGGAPDMVENKALDAWLWQFRDAVENAEDVLDELEYYKLKKTREEARDGEVRGFLSNFKRKFNSSLSDFFSNDTRKRLREAVKGLDRVVADMGPFLQLVTGFYGPSVKRQQLEDIIKARQTSSLLTESEVLGRDKERDQIVEWLIKPGDVNVDVSAYTIVGMGGLGKTTLAQLICRDERVREYFDPIMWVCVSLDFDAAAITRKMLDYSCSTSLNALHEDLKQKLTSKRFLLILDDVWNDDKMTEWEKLVAPLKFGQRGSKILLTTRMGSVADMAATVTKCKRESLNLNELKESDYMSLFNKHAFLGVNPDDYRNFQPISEHIAKKLGGWPLAIKVMGGMLNSYMDYEYWKKILEKGNMKLQQGNDDNMTVLRLSYDHLPTNLQLCFRYCSLFPQNHMFKRKKLVNMWIGSGLIPQSICGRQRPEDIGKEYLNLLTRKSFFTCKTSDNGSKIIIEYFMHDLLHDLARSVSQGECIRIGGDVARITNIPRTIRHLSVEIVKLLSIGEISALKNLRSLVISGKGYNMDNADYVSEFIEVIKGFKKLRLLSLCKNFDFSKSPDAFDSLIHLRYLSLPRQFILNKNIEYDGMTNLVNLRSFDVSDDVIKNIPYIRKLPFIHKLQNFIVQAKSGYKIGELKNLRDLRHLYIRGLENVRTSEEANEAKLNEKEHLKSLSLKWSAHCSNSAEADEQLLDNLCPHKNLKKMCIQQYQGAKSPCWMTNLSLVNLTSIELIDCKGWEHLPPLGQFTSLQYLHLKRLHAIKQIDCSFIRSSSGCAFPLLKELQLWGMPNLEEWIGVDNGCMFPQLHYMYITDCPNLGEIPILPYSLRRLQISNVGLTALPTINRNYTDNNQQEHFPALESLVIKQCEKLEYVPTEFFQKFDTHTVLYVEKCPQLTKHLISVFSDIQQPSILNCLTVGSCGDLEVPLLQLLPNLTSLFYLVLVDCASITSLPPAQACARWTMLSILVIKNCKELSSIGGIQALVSLRYLKIEGCDKLIEFALLLQPPFPNDAGQKEDAADCLLKDGELSIDHHALLLMEPLRSLSSINELTLFDALLTSLPEEWLLQNHAALKFLSIWNAVSLQSLPQSMTKLRSLERLKVNDANLIQSLPNLPTSLRYLWILECHPVLKERCQENVGLDWPKIAHIPNVWIEQLQSDDDEIDSIF, from the exons ATGGCTCTACCTTTCATAGCCGGAGCGGTGGGGACGGCGATCATCGAGAAGCTCGTTGATACATGCTTTTCCTACCTTGAGGTGGTGTACCCGGCGCCCAGCGGCATGCAGGACGAGCTCGAACGGCTACAGCACGCACTTCCGCAGGTCCTGGCAGTCTTGACTGCGGTCGAGGGCGGTGCGCCGGACATGGTGGAGAACAAGGCGCTGGATGCGTGGCTGTGGCAGTTTAGAGACGCTGTGGAGAACGCGGAGGACGTGCTCGACGAGTTGGAGTACTACAAGCTAAAGAAGACTAGAGAGGAGGCTCGAGATGGCGAGGTGCGTGGTTTTCTATCTAACTTCAAGAGAAAGTTTAATAGTAGTCTCTCTGATTTCTTTAGCAATGACACACGGAAGCGGTTGAGGGAGGCCGTCAAGGGGTTGGATAGGGTCGTTGCCGATATGGGGCCATTCCTTCAACTTGTTACTGGGTTTTATGGCCCTAGTGTCAAGCGTCAGCAGCTCGAAGATATCATAAAAGCTCGACAGACTAGCTCCTTGCTAACCGAAAGTGAGGTGCTCGGACGAGACAAGGAGAGGGACCAGATAGTTGAATGGCTGATCAAACCGGGAGATGTTAATGTTGATGTCTCCGCTTATACAATTGTTGGCATGGGTGGGCTCGGGAAGACTACTCTTGCTCAACTAATCTGTCGTGACGAAAGAGTGCGAGAGTACTTCGACCCGATTATGTGGGTTTGCGTTTCTTTGGACTTTGATGCAGCTGCGATAACAAGAAAGATGTTAGACTACTCTTGCTCAACTAGTTTAAATGCTCTCCATGAGGATCTTAAACAAAAACTTACATCAAAAAGGTTTTTGCTCATACTGGATGATGTTTGGAACGATGATAAAATGACGGAGTGGGAGAAATTGGTTGCTCCTTTGAAATTCGGACAGAGAGGAAGCAAGATCTTGTTGACAACTCGAATGGGTTCAGTTGCAGATATGGCGGCAACAGTGACGAAATGCAAACGGGAATCATTAAATCTAAATGAGTTGAAGGAGAGCGACTATATGTCGCTTTTCAATAAGCATGCATTTCTCGGTGTGAACCCTGATGATTATAGAAACTTTCAACCGATTAGCGAACATATAGCGAAGAAGCTTGGAGGATGGCCATTGGCCATAAAGGTCATGGGAGGAATGCTGAACTCCTACATGGACTATGAATATTGGAAGAAAATCCTGGAAAAAGGCAACATGAAATTACAACAAGGAAACGACGACAACATGACAGTTTTAAGATTAAGCTACGATCACTTACCTACAAACTTACAACTCTGCTTTAGATATTGCAGTTTGTTTCCGCAGAATCATATGTTTAAGAGAAAAAAGTTGGTCAATATGTGGATTGGTTCGGGTCTGATTCCGCAATCTATATGTGGAAGGCAAAGGCCAGAGGATATCGGAAAGGAGTATTTAAATCTTCTGACAAGAAAATCATTCTTTACTTGCAAAACCAGTGATAATGGGTCGAAAATTATTATAGAGTATTTTATGCACGATCTGCTGCATGACCTAGCACGATCAGTTTCTCAAGGAGAATGCATCAGAATAGGAGGTGATGTTGCAAGAATTACTAATATTCCACGAACAATTCGACATTTATCTGTTGAAATAGTCAAGCTTCTATCCATCGGAGAGATCTCCGCTCTTAAGAACTTACGCTCTCTTGTCATATCGGGTAAAGGGTATAATATGGATAATGCAGATTATGTATCTGAATTTATCGAGGTTATAAAAGGGTTTAAAAAGTTACGCCTATTGAGCTTATGcaagaattttgattttagtaaatCACCTGATGCATTTGATAGCTTGATACACCTCCGCTACCTATCACTTCCACGACAGTTCATTCTGaacaaaaatattgaatatGATGGCATGACCAACTTGGTCAATTTGCGTTCATTTGATGTTTCCGATgatgtgataaaaaatattccttATATTAGAAAATTACCCTTCATTcacaaattacaaaattttattgtccAAGCGAAGAGTGGTTACAAAATTGGTGAACTAAAGAACCTAAGGGACCTTCGTCATCTATATATTAGAGGACTTGAAAATGTGAGGACTTCTGAAGAAGCCAATGAGGCCAAGTTGAATGAGAAAGAACATCTCAAATCATTGTCATTGAAATGGTCCGCACACTGCTCCAATAGTGCAGAGGCAGATGAACAGCTCCTCGATAACCTCTGCCCGcataaaaatctcaagaaaatgtGCATCCAACAATACCAAGGTGCTAAATCTCCATGTTGGATGACAAATCTGTCTCTTGTCAACTTGACGTCCATCGAACTGATTGATTGTAAAGGATGGGAGCACCTTCCACCTCTTGGGCAGTTTACTTCACTTCAATATCTTCATTTGAAGAGACTGCATGCAATAAAGCAAATAGATTGTTCATTCATCAGAAGCAGCAGTGGATGTGCCTTTCCATTGTTGAAGGAGTTACAGTTATGGGGCATGCCTAATTTGGAGGAGTGGATTGGAGTAGATAATGGGTGCATGTTTCCTCAACTTCATTATATGTATATCACCGACTGCCCTAATTTGGGGGAAATTCCTATTCTGCCTTATAGTCTAAGACGATTGCAAATTTCAAATGTTGGCTTGACCGCTCTTCCAACAATAAATCGGAATTACACAGACAACAAT CAGCAAGAACATTTTCCAGCTCTTGAAAGCTTAGTCATCAAACAATGTGAGAAGCTTGAATATGTTCCAACAGAGTTTTTTCAGAAATTCGACACCCACACAGTGCTATATGTAGAAAAGTGCCCGCAGTTGACAAAACATCTGATCTCAGTCTTCTCAGACATCCAACAGCCCTCTATACTCAATTGTCTCACTGTTGGGTCATGTGGCGACCTTGAGGTGCCATTGCTCCAGTTATTACCAAATTTAACCTCTCTTTTCTATTTGGTATTAGTCGATTGCGCAAGCATAACATCCCTTCCCCCAGCACAAGCGTGTGCACGGTGGACAATGCTTTCCATTTTAGTGATAAAGAACTGCAAAGAGCTGTCATCAATTGGTGGAATACAAGCTCTCGTATCCCTCcgttatttaaaaattgaaggGTGCGACAAGCTGATTGAATTTGCCCTGCTGCTACAGCCTCCGTTCCCAAATGATGCCGGCCAAAAAGAGGATGCAGCGGACTGCCTTTTGAAGGATGGCGAGCTATCAATTGACCACCACGCGCTCCTGCTCATGGAGCCATTGAGAAGTCTCTCCTCCATCAACGAGTTGACTCTCTTTGATGCTTTACTCACCTCCTTACCTGAGGAATGGCTACTGCAAAATCACGCTGCCCTCAAATTTTTGAGCATATGGAATGCAGTCTCCCTTCAGTCCCTCCCCCAGAGCATGACAAAACTGCGCTCCCTTGAGCGTCTCAAAGTAAATGATGCTAATCTCATCCAGTCTCTCCCAAATCTGCCTACTTCACTGCGTTATCTATGGATCCTTGAGTGTCACCCTGTGTTGAAGGAGCGATGCCAAGAGAATGTTGGCCTTGATTGGCCCAAGATTGCCCACATCCCTAACGTGTGGATTGAACAGTTGCAGAGTGACGATGACGAAATT GATTCGATTTTCTGA